One part of the Gemmatimonadota bacterium genome encodes these proteins:
- a CDS encoding DUF1801 domain-containing protein, translated as MEPDSIDGYIEAQPAAVRGRLHELRATIRAAAPDASEKISYRIPTFEHHGSLVHFAAFANHVGFYPTPSGIEAFAHELEGYTHAKGSVQFPHTEPLPLDLVQRIVRFRVAENEEKKARKDDARKAK; from the coding sequence GTGGAGCCCGACAGCATCGACGGCTACATCGAGGCCCAGCCCGCCGCGGTGCGCGGGCGCCTGCACGAGCTGCGCGCAACCATCCGCGCAGCCGCGCCGGATGCGTCGGAGAAGATCAGCTACCGCATCCCGACCTTCGAGCATCACGGCTCGTTGGTCCACTTCGCCGCGTTCGCGAACCACGTCGGGTTCTATCCCACACCGAGCGGCATCGAGGCGTTCGCGCACGAGCTCGAGGGATACACGCACGCGAAGGGCTCCGTCCAGTTTCCCCACACCGAGCCGCTGCCGCTCGATCTGGTGCAGCGGATCGTGCGTTTCCGGGTGGCGGAGAACGAGGAGAAGAAGGCGAGGAAGGACGACGCCAGGAAGGCGAAGTAG